CACGATTTGCAACGACACGCCGATAGCCACCTGGCTCGGCAAGGTGGCGCGGGTCTGTTACTGCTGGCCCTGCTCGCCGTCAGCCGCGAAGGCAGTGAAACGGTAGTCTTTCTCTATGGCTCCGGTGCTCAGTTGCGAGGTCCGCAGCTCGGTTTGTTTGCCGTCGGCGGCGCAATGGGGTTGGTGCTGTCGGCGCTGACCATTGCCCTGCTGCACAGCAGTCGCCGGTTCATCTCTTGGCAGCGATTCTTTGCCATCAGCGAAGCTGTTTTGCTGGTACTCGGCGCGGCGTTGCTGGTCAGCGGTACCGAGCGAATTGGCGGCCAATTACTCGCCATGGATTTACCGGAGGTGATGTACAGCCTCGTTGGTGATGCGCTTTGGGACAGCAGTGCCTTGCTCAGTGACAGCCATGGACTGGGTGGTTTTCTTGCCGGTTTTGCCGGTTATCGTGCGACGCCCAGCGGCATGACGTTACTGGTGCTGGCCGGTTATTGGCTGACCGTCGGCGGTTGGCTACGCCAGCGTGCTGTGGAAAAAGTCCCATGCCTGAGCTGAGTTG
This DNA window, taken from Pseudomonas fluorescens NCIMB 11764, encodes the following:
- a CDS encoding FTR1 family iron permease, which produces MNQSMFIVWRESVEALLVIGILQAWVSQQHQGDRLAKYLWAGVVLGLMLSGLLAVLILFAGEAMSGSASEWFQAALALVASLLIVQMVGWMHRHGRTLKHDLQRHADSHLARQGGAGLLLLALLAVSREGSETVVFLYGSGAQLRGPQLGLFAVGGAMGLVLSALTIALLHSSRRFISWQRFFAISEAVLLVLGAALLVSGTERIGGQLLAMDLPEVMYSLVGDALWDSSALLSDSHGLGGFLAGFAGYRATPSGMTLLVLAGYWLTVGGWLRQRAVEKVPCLS